A single Methanolobus sp. ZRKC5 DNA region contains:
- a CDS encoding winged helix-turn-helix domain-containing protein — MESSLTEIVWFSEKRRKVLLLLLSGPKSPDEMKKEFNVDWRSLILPLKELKEEGLVRNPEGFYELSNIGKLIVENIKPIEGILNLFGKDTDYWVKRDMNAIPGHLLESIGEIEDSIIAEPELNDMFEPTREFTEHLMNSKHVHFIFSIYHPLYPSLYNKLAEKGTEISIILTEAVLERLREDSQEELKKMQHLENINLFLYEKEVCPPPIVVTDNLFSASFFNDKGMYDHRDIMSFSQKSRKWGEELFGYYQKMANEIHKV, encoded by the coding sequence ATGGAATCATCACTAACTGAAATCGTTTGGTTTTCTGAAAAAAGAAGAAAAGTATTATTATTATTACTAAGCGGACCAAAGAGTCCCGATGAAATGAAGAAGGAGTTTAACGTGGATTGGCGTTCTTTAATACTTCCACTAAAGGAGTTAAAAGAAGAAGGACTGGTCCGTAACCCTGAAGGATTTTATGAACTATCAAACATTGGGAAACTTATCGTAGAAAACATAAAACCAATAGAAGGTATTTTGAATCTCTTTGGGAAAGATACAGATTACTGGGTTAAAAGAGACATGAATGCCATCCCGGGACATCTGCTGGAAAGTATCGGAGAAATAGAGGATTCTATAATAGCCGAGCCAGAATTGAACGATATGTTTGAACCTACAAGGGAATTTACTGAACATCTTATGAATTCAAAACATGTACATTTTATTTTTTCAATATATCATCCATTGTATCCGTCACTTTACAATAAACTTGCAGAAAAGGGAACTGAAATATCAATCATTCTAACTGAGGCTGTACTTGAAAGATTGCGCGAAGACAGCCAGGAAGAACTGAAAAAAATGCAACATCTCGAAAATATAAACTTGTTCTTATACGAAAAAGAAGTGTGTCCTCCACCAATTGTAGTTACGGATAATTTATTTTCTGCCAGTTTTTTCAATGACAAAGGAATGTATGACCATAGAGATATCATGAGTTTTTCCCAAAAATCTCGAAAATGGGGAGAGGAACTGTTCGGATATTACCAAAAAATGGCAAATGAGATTCACAAAGTATGA
- a CDS encoding methyltransferase cognate corrinoid protein has protein sequence MGNQEMLDKLRDAIVNQDINGCAGITQEALDAGIGPVEAIEGGLSVGMKIIGDKFEAAEIYLPQIMMSAKAMNAAMEILTPLLADAKAGEGVGTAITFVQEGDIHDIGHRLVTTMLGANGFKIVDLGVDVPNDDIMDEIKKLEGSKVLLVGSALMTTSMLGQKDTVEALVEENLRNSVKIMFGGAPVSDGWIAEIGADATAENAADAARVALDIMK, from the coding sequence ATGGGAAATCAGGAAATGTTAGACAAACTTAGAGACGCAATTGTGAATCAAGACATAAATGGTTGTGCAGGGATTACACAGGAAGCTCTGGATGCAGGTATCGGTCCTGTTGAAGCGATAGAAGGCGGCCTTTCAGTAGGCATGAAGATTATAGGAGATAAATTTGAAGCAGCCGAGATCTACCTTCCACAGATCATGATGTCTGCAAAGGCAATGAACGCTGCAATGGAGATTCTTACTCCTTTACTTGCAGATGCAAAGGCTGGAGAAGGAGTGGGAACAGCCATCACTTTTGTACAGGAAGGAGATATTCATGATATCGGTCACCGCCTTGTAACAACAATGCTCGGTGCAAATGGTTTCAAGATAGTTGACCTTGGTGTGGACGTACCAAATGATGACATCATGGATGAGATCAAAAAGCTCGAGGGTAGCAAAGTACTCCTTGTAGGTTCTGCACTCATGACTACATCTATGCTGGGTCAGAAAGACACCGTTGAAGCTCTTGTAGAAGAAAATCTCAGGAATTCTGTAAAGATCATGTTCGGTGGTGCACCAGTTTCAGATGGCTGGATCGCAGAGATCGGTGCAGATGCAACAGCAGAGAATGCAGCAGATGCAGCTCGTGTAGCATTAGATATTATGAAATAA
- a CDS encoding response regulator, with amino-acid sequence MDNPKILVVEDENVVALELKKRLKKLGYQVSSVASSGKEAINKVEGFLPNLVIMDIRLKGDMDGIQAAQIIKEKFNIPVIYLTAHSDDETLKRAKQTEPYGYILKPFEEDDLRTAIEIALYKYQVENSSTK; translated from the coding sequence ATGGATAATCCAAAGATACTAGTTGTTGAAGATGAAAATGTCGTTGCTTTGGAGCTGAAGAAAAGACTCAAAAAGCTTGGTTATCAGGTATCTAGCGTTGCATCATCCGGAAAAGAAGCCATTAATAAAGTTGAAGGTTTCCTTCCAAATCTTGTGATCATGGATATCAGACTAAAAGGAGATATGGATGGAATCCAGGCGGCACAAATAATCAAGGAGAAGTTTAATATACCAGTGATATATCTCACGGCCCACTCAGATGATGAGACACTTAAAAGAGCTAAACAGACAGAGCCTTATGGATACATACTAAAGCCTTTTGAAGAAGACGACCTGCGAACTGCAATCGAAATAGCACTTTATAAATATCAAGTAGAAAATTCTTCTACAAAATGA
- a CDS encoding winged helix-turn-helix domain-containing protein, which translates to MKTSLINTVWFSEKRKNVLLLLYEGERDIEQIKKSLNITTRSIMPQMKTLKNNNLIKQEQDQFSLTTIGKTIVKSMLPFLCTSRIVEENKDFWASRNFDAIPPHLFSKINDLGHYFLIEPDINHMFELPREFVDNIPKSKSIVTFVSYLHPTFLSLYLEAARSGANISLFVSEKALEKIKKEYFEQFNELMKITNITVFLCKENPKIPMVTVTDWFCYICLFNEEERYDHRDIISFDESSLKWCNELFDYYRINSQKLCQITEVE; encoded by the coding sequence ATGAAAACGTCACTGATAAATACTGTTTGGTTTTCTGAAAAAAGAAAGAATGTATTGCTACTATTATATGAAGGGGAAAGGGACATCGAACAAATAAAAAAATCACTTAATATAACAACCAGATCCATAATGCCCCAAATGAAAACACTGAAGAATAACAACCTTATAAAGCAGGAACAAGACCAATTCAGTTTGACCACTATAGGAAAAACAATTGTGAAGAGTATGCTGCCATTTCTTTGTACATCAAGGATTGTTGAAGAGAATAAAGATTTCTGGGCTAGCAGGAATTTTGATGCAATACCTCCACATCTTTTCAGTAAAATAAATGACCTTGGGCATTATTTCCTCATAGAACCCGATATCAACCACATGTTTGAGCTCCCCAGGGAATTTGTTGATAACATTCCTAAATCAAAATCTATTGTGACTTTTGTTTCATATCTTCATCCAACATTCCTTTCTCTTTATTTGGAAGCAGCCCGATCAGGAGCAAATATATCACTTTTTGTTTCAGAGAAAGCTTTGGAAAAAATAAAAAAAGAGTACTTTGAACAATTCAATGAATTGATGAAAATAACAAATATAACTGTTTTCCTTTGCAAAGAGAACCCGAAAATACCAATGGTAACAGTGACTGATTGGTTTTGTTATATTTGCCTTTTCAATGAGGAGGAGAGATATGACCACAGGGATATAATCAGTTTTGACGAGAGTTCCTTAAAGTGGTGTAATGAACTGTTCGACTATTACAGGATAAATTCACAAAAGCTCTGTCAAATAACAGAGGTTGAATAA
- a CDS encoding PAS domain S-box protein, with translation MKNNEMSIKTKLIIYIVISVFLVLVVSTAVSITNVTIQQRELAYLQSVEMARDYANQFDGDMKANMAIAETLARSMEMYTTANRQEVNNILKNVLEAYPSLTGVYVGYEPNAFDGKDNEYVNAPFHDSTGRFVPYWNTIQGQIGVEPLVNYDTQDYYQIPKTTHDDVVTEPYFYQGIFMVSFDAPIFKDNEFIGIAGVDVSLSYIDDVVSGIKAFDTGYAFVTGNTGILVSHPEYKERMGTRTLYDFGIPEISMAADDIKIGKGGSVETIDPATGKEVIMFYEPVKTGNYSFVLVVPKEEMFAGVTKLRNTLIIISVISICFMGLVAYLIATSITSPINEIVNNFRTIAQDVVDGNLDTKAQTNVERDFKEIPIGLNMILNAVIAPIRESIRVTNALANGELGTRTELELKGEFKHLGDTLDNFAGSLNNIIADSSNVLTAIQNNDFSRSVKVNGENDFKVLTGGIEKTRNSLNLAIHEQRRAEKALRDSERKFRTLFESQNDAIYLTDMQGNILEVNEIACSRMGYTRDEFLSLKHMDIDASNRGMDFLRLIKELCKIKSNLLETIHMRKDGTVFPVELSSRIIMFDGDTAVITIARDISKRKQTERELKNYAKKLKHSNELKEEMEHIINTSPVMVFKWKTEPDWPVEFVSENIAKLGYTVEDFTSNRIKYADIIHPDDSERTHLHISNYYMKKDAELNYEYRIITKSGDIRWVDERTFSRRDHSGRITLQGIILDITERKKVEEALLQGENIRKKEIHHRVKNNLQVISSLLYLASDNFEDPDVIEAFMDSRNRVRSMALIHEELYQSKDITSIDFSDYTEKLMDYLSKSYGTGNKNIKLSSNIENVYLNVDTAVPLGMIINELVSNSLKHAFPERKEGEINVELSVLRGNFLIKIKDNGIGLSSEIDYRNTESLGLQLVVTLVDQIDGTIELNTIDGTEFSINFKERK, from the coding sequence ATGAAAAATAATGAGATGTCAATAAAAACCAAGTTGATTATTTACATAGTGATTAGTGTTTTTTTGGTACTTGTTGTTTCAACTGCCGTCAGTATTACAAACGTGACCATACAACAAAGAGAACTTGCATATCTTCAATCCGTAGAAATGGCAAGGGATTATGCCAACCAGTTCGACGGGGACATGAAGGCGAATATGGCTATTGCGGAAACCCTTGCCAGATCAATGGAAATGTACACAACTGCCAATAGGCAAGAAGTGAACAATATTCTAAAAAATGTTCTTGAAGCATACCCTTCTCTTACGGGAGTTTATGTCGGATACGAACCTAATGCTTTTGATGGAAAGGACAATGAATATGTGAATGCTCCATTTCACGATTCCACCGGGAGATTCGTACCTTACTGGAACACTATTCAGGGGCAAATAGGAGTGGAACCCCTGGTAAATTATGATACACAGGATTACTATCAAATTCCAAAAACAACACATGACGATGTTGTTACTGAACCTTATTTTTATCAGGGTATTTTCATGGTAAGCTTTGATGCACCTATCTTTAAAGATAATGAATTCATAGGCATTGCCGGTGTTGATGTATCCCTTAGTTACATCGATGACGTGGTAAGTGGTATAAAAGCTTTTGACACCGGATATGCATTCGTGACAGGAAATACCGGTATCCTTGTATCCCATCCTGAATACAAAGAGAGAATGGGAACACGAACTCTTTACGATTTTGGCATACCTGAAATATCAATGGCAGCAGATGATATCAAAATTGGAAAGGGTGGAAGTGTTGAAACCATCGATCCTGCCACAGGCAAAGAAGTCATAATGTTCTACGAACCTGTAAAAACAGGTAACTACTCTTTTGTGCTTGTAGTCCCAAAGGAAGAAATGTTTGCCGGGGTCACTAAGCTCAGGAACACACTTATCATCATATCTGTGATATCGATCTGTTTTATGGGTTTAGTCGCTTATCTGATAGCAACATCAATAACTTCACCTATAAATGAAATAGTCAATAACTTCAGGACCATCGCTCAGGATGTAGTTGACGGAAACCTGGATACAAAAGCACAAACCAATGTAGAGAGAGACTTCAAGGAAATTCCAATCGGACTCAATATGATATTGAATGCTGTAATAGCACCAATCCGTGAATCTATCAGAGTTACAAATGCTCTTGCAAACGGAGAGCTGGGAACACGTACCGAGCTGGAACTTAAAGGGGAATTCAAGCACCTTGGAGATACATTGGATAATTTTGCAGGTTCCCTGAACAATATTATTGCAGATTCCAGCAATGTACTTACTGCTATACAGAACAATGATTTCTCCCGCAGTGTCAAGGTCAATGGTGAAAATGATTTCAAGGTTTTAACGGGTGGAATAGAAAAGACAAGAAACTCGTTAAATCTGGCTATTCACGAGCAAAGAAGAGCGGAAAAGGCTCTCAGGGATTCTGAAAGGAAGTTCAGGACTTTGTTTGAAAGTCAAAATGATGCAATATATCTTACTGATATGCAAGGAAATATCCTGGAAGTAAATGAGATCGCATGTTCAAGAATGGGATATACCCGCGATGAATTCCTTTCCCTGAAGCACATGGATATTGATGCTTCCAACCGTGGAATGGATTTCCTTAGACTTATCAAAGAGTTATGTAAGATCAAAAGCAACCTATTAGAAACAATCCACATGAGAAAAGATGGTACTGTTTTTCCAGTAGAATTAAGCAGCCGAATAATCATGTTTGACGGGGATACAGCAGTCATTACCATTGCAAGAGATATCAGCAAAAGAAAACAGACGGAAAGAGAACTCAAGAACTACGCTAAAAAGCTAAAACATTCTAATGAGCTTAAAGAAGAAATGGAGCACATAATCAATACCAGTCCTGTTATGGTCTTCAAATGGAAAACAGAACCTGACTGGCCAGTAGAATTCGTTTCTGAGAACATCGCAAAACTTGGTTATACTGTAGAAGATTTTACATCAAACCGTATCAAATATGCCGATATCATACACCCGGATGACAGTGAAAGAACGCATTTGCATATTTCCAATTATTATATGAAAAAGGATGCAGAACTGAACTATGAGTATAGAATAATCACAAAATCAGGCGACATAAGATGGGTAGATGAAAGGACTTTCTCAAGGCGTGATCATTCCGGCAGAATCACACTACAGGGTATCATTCTTGATATAACTGAACGTAAAAAAGTGGAAGAGGCACTTTTACAGGGAGAGAACATACGTAAAAAAGAAATACACCACCGTGTTAAAAACAATTTGCAGGTGATCTCAAGTCTTCTCTATCTTGCATCTGACAATTTCGAGGATCCGGATGTAATAGAGGCATTCATGGACAGTCGTAATCGTGTGCGTTCAATGGCTCTGATACATGAAGAGTTGTACCAATCCAAGGATATAACAAGTATTGATTTTTCTGATTACACGGAAAAATTGATGGATTATTTATCCAAATCTTACGGGACTGGAAACAAAAACATTAAACTGAGTTCGAATATTGAGAATGTTTATCTGAATGTTGATACAGCTGTTCCACTGGGTATGATAATCAATGAACTTGTTTCAAACTCACTAAAACACGCTTTCCCTGAAAGAAAAGAAGGGGAGATAAATGTGGAACTCAGTGTCCTGAGAGGGAACTTCCTGATAAAAATAAAAGACAATGGAATCGGACTTTCTTCTGAGATAGATTACAGAAATACTGAATCTTTAGGTTTGCAGCTTGTGGTCACACTCGTTGACCAGATTGATGGTACTATTGAACTAAATACAATTGATGGAACCGAATTTTCCATAAATTTTAAAGAGAGAAAATGA